A genomic segment from Nicotiana sylvestris chromosome 1, ASM39365v2, whole genome shotgun sequence encodes:
- the LOC104222582 gene encoding uncharacterized protein, producing the protein MQRERGGSDNFNSFSSPFDGFGGMMSSIFGGRDPFDDPFFTRPFPKLSQSSMLHPTTPADHLQQFANSNGPVIQEIDMDDEGEVELEPAEEDGVNGSEEERNRDYANRNPLVEHPEDPTDDHSKSKSVSKDVTRRMEDMNLERTESKTQSASYRRVTYGGIEGAYYTATTTRKTGSDGRVLEESKQADRTTGQATHRISRGIHDKGHSLTRKLASDGKVDMMQTLHNLAEDELAGFKQTWNGNADRHIPGWENGSDFHANAGTSNNWLTNWDPGFKDPFSGLRRNSSTQPASRSGKPRNIVRINIE; encoded by the exons ATGCAGAGAGAAAGAGGTGGCAGTGACAATTTCAACTCCTTCAGCagtccatttgatggatttggaGGCATGATGTCTAGTATATTTGGAGGAAGAGACCCATTTGATGACCCGTTCTTTACTCGCCCTTTTCCTAAATTGTCTCAGTCTTCCATGTTACATCCAACAACTCCTGCTGATCACTTGCAGCAGTTTGCTAATTCCAATGGGCCGGTCATTCAAGAGATAGATATGGATGATGAGGGAGAAGTAGAGCTAGAACCAGCGGAGGAAGATGGCGTTAATGGCTCCGAGGAGGAAAGAAATAGGGATTATGCTAACAGAAATCCACTTGTTGAACATCCTGAAGACCCAACTGATG ACCATAGCAAGAGCAAGAGCGTAAGCAAAGACGTGACTCGGAGAATGGAAGATATGAATTTGGAAAGAACAGAATCCAAGACTCAAAGCGCGAGCTATAGAAGAGTTACATATGGTGGAATAGAGGGGGCATATTACACTGCCACCACCACGCGTAAGACTGGAAGTGATGGA AGGGTGCTAGAGGAGAGCAAGCAAGCAGATAGAACAACTGGTCAAGCAACACATAGAATCTCCAGGGGTATCCACGATAAG GGACACTCCTTAACAAGGAAGCTTGCCTCTGACGGCAAGGTGGACATGATGCAGACATTGCATAATCTAGCAGAAG aTGAATTAGCTGGCTTTAAACAGACATGGAATGGCAATGCTGATAGGCATATTCCTGGATGGGAGAATGGGTCTGATTTCCATGCAAATGCAG GAACAAGTAATAATTGGTTGACCAACTGGGATCCTGGATTCAAAGATCCATTTAGTGGTCTGAGACGTAATAGCAGTACCCAGCCTGCGAGTCGAAGTGGAAAACCAAGAAACATCGTCAGGATCAACATTGAGTGA